The following is a genomic window from Choloepus didactylus isolate mChoDid1 chromosome 5, mChoDid1.pri, whole genome shotgun sequence.
AGATAATTACCTTGCTTAGTCACTCAGCTAGGAAGTGGGAGAGGTTTACCTGACTCCAAATACCATTCCTTTTACTACTAGGTTCTATTTATAGTGTGCTAGAGTCACAATACACTAGTATTAGATGAGACTTTCAAAATAAATGTCTTGAAATGGGAGGAGGGGCAATTTGCCATCTCCCTTCTCTCATAATTCCGCTGCCAAATATGATATAGGTGTTCCAGTGGCTGTAGTTAGCTGAACTGGAAATCCTCACAAAAATAATCCAAGATAAGGTTCTTCTCCTCTAAACTTAGGTGAATCTTTTGAGCTACACTTAAATGATGAACTTGCCTACTCATGTTGGTAAGAATGAAGCTTATAAATTCTCCCTCTGCTTTGTGAGCTAGACTAATGAAATGACTTCTGTTAACTTAagatgctttaaaaaacaaagaaaactaagtCCTATGCCCTCACGTATAATGAGAGCAGATGCCCCATTACTTGCTTGCTTGTATAGACCTTATATTTATAGTGAAGATTCCGATTACACTGAGATTACATAAATGGAGATAGCCTTAAACCATAAGAAATACTTAAGTATTAGTTTTTAATTTCCAGCACTCATGTTCATCCTTGAGTTAAAAAGGTCTAGTATAATCAGGGGCtccattaaaaatacttttttacttGTGATGGAAAACCAATAGGGAATCAACAAACCAATTTTTATTTACTGACACAATATATCAATCTATAAGAGACCTATGTGACTTGGCACTCTTCTTATCTCTATCTCACAGAGCATCCCAGGATTTCACTAATCCATACCTAAATGTGCCTAAAAAACGCCTTGCTTTTTATCTGTTTCATGAATTCATGAAAGTCTGCAGATTCTCCCAGTTCTAAAAGCACTTATTTACCAAAATCAGCATTTTGCTTTACTGATACACAGGCAACATCTGATAGCAGGAGAGTAACAAGATTTTGTCTTAACTGAAATTGCATGAGGACTAAAGAGCAATTTCATCATTCTTTGGAATGGAGTTTCCAGAAATCAATTATGATAAAAACCAGGGAATACCTATGTTAAAATTTTAGTAAGAACTAAAAAGCTAGAAGTTGGGTTTAACAGTTTATTGTGATTTATAAgtgtcattttaaaaacatcagtCCATTAAACCATGTAGAAATAAGTATGCAAAAAGtctgcaaaacaaaacatactttAAACATGTTTAAGTACATAGATCATCTGAAATTCCATACTATTCAGTCACTTCATTATTACGCTATGGCAGCCAAGTAATCCTTAACTTCAGTTGGAGAAAGTCTCCTAAATCCAGCTTCATTGCAGATTCCAACTTCTATATTATCTTCTGTCATTTGCCCTTCAAAGCTTTCCTAttgaagagggaggaaaaaggtCAATTTTTCCATATAGTTAATCATAAAATCACTGTAAATCCAATTGTTAGATATTGAGCTCACCTTTAGGGTTAAGATGGCTGTATGAATGGCATCTTCAAGTTCCAGATCTTCATTATATCTAAAGAATTGTTGAAAAAACGATTTTCTAAATATGGCACTGTTTGCATTCTTTATCACTATTTAAACACAACGATAGCAACagtatgagatttttaaaaatctaaaacactttcaaaaataCTAAGTTACATATTAGTTCTTTTAGTCACCTATTGAGATAGCTCTCAAACTAAGAAACTGATAATTATACGGTGTTCAATTCTCAATAtcatgaaaaatatatgtataaactcaaaatgagtttattttaggaaaattctttataaattttcaTGTAATCAGGATATGGTAgcaaaattatactttaaaaaaacaaagcagagaaaTCTGACTTTGGTTAaagtttcttatatttgttcttaCAACTTCATGTGAAATGTTTGgaagaatcataaatatgtaaAAGGAAAAGTGCTTTGAAATCTTAAAGATTATTTAAGTTTACCGTTTCATCCCAGGTCAAAGTTCTAGTAACTCTAATATTATGTGAAAAGTATAGTTAGAAGGTTTATCTGTTGGTTTTAAAGTCACAACATTTTTACCTTCAAAAGGCTGGGCAACATTTTTGTTGCCTTATAATAATGGTGAATCGAGACTACTGTTGGAAATAAGTGAGCAGTTTGCTGTGCTAGGGCACTGACAGCAGATTTTTACAGTGTTCCATATTTTATCAAGcacatacattatatatttaaCCTACAATCAATACCAGCATTGTGTTCCACAATTTTTTTAGTAGTTGCCACAATATTACCCCTATCATTTAAAGAAATTTCTTGTACAACATTTTTTCTCATGCTTTTCCAAATCCAatgttctctctcatttttaaaattgagatggtaggaaaaataaagtaaaacaaaaatttttttaggaAACTACCATAAGAATATAGAAAGAGACAtcctttataaataaataatttatcacTTAACATATTGAAAGCTGGGAACCAGGGTGGAGAAaagttcttgtttgtttgttttatctgtAATTAGGGTCAAATACACAGTGATACAAGAAATTTGTTTAGATTCATAAtttgttaattatttaaaaatagttgaaCACTATATACCAAGTTTGGTAATGACTCTGGTTACAGTGAGCCTACCTTTTCTCCAGGAAAGTTTTCCCATTCACATAGTTCTTTCCCATTGCTGTGGCTTTCCAGGCAAAGTAAGCACCCTAATTAGaagggggggtgggagggggtagaACCATATTTTAAGACATTAATataacaaatggccaaaaagcacatgaaaaaatgctcaacatcagtggtcatcatggaaatgaaaatcaaaaccagagATACATCACatctactaggatggctatatatatatatatatattttttttttttcttattaaattcagttttattgaaatacattcacacaccatacaattatccatggtatacaatccactgtagGATGGctatattttgaaaaaacaaacagaaaataaaaagtgttgcgaggatggggagaaataagAACACCAATACGTAGCTGGTGATACTGTAGAATGGTGTGGCCACTGTGAAAATGAGTTTGGCACTtttcagaaaaaatgaaaatagaattacaatatgacccagcaatcccactttttggtatatgcccaaaagaaatgaaaccaaggACTTAAGCAGATCTTTGCACAACGTtgatggcagcattattcacaacagccaaaatgtGGGAGGAAcccgtgtccatcaacagataatggataaacaaaatgtggtatacacatacaatggaatattactcagctgtgaaagggatgaaattctgatgcatcctgcaacatggatgaacccttgAAGTCTCAATATTGAGTGAATCAGCCgacacaaaagacaaattatACTCTCGCACTTATATGAATACCAAGAAGAAGCAAACTTCATAGACAGATGGTGCTTACAGGTTACAcaaagggtggggagtgggaagaGGGTGGAATGGGTGAAAAGTTTCTTTTGAGGTGATGGATGTCAGTAATGGTGgtaaaatattgtgaatgtaactaacactaTGGAACTACGCacttgaatatggttaaaatggcagATTTTGTGCTTTATATTGgccacaaaaagttaaaaaaattatacattacTTTACCATTTACCTTATCAGTTCTATAATTTAGCTCTAAATTCTGGGGCTAACAGAATATTTATTGGAGTAGAATGGAATACATCACACAACAGACTATTCTTTAAAAGGTAAGAAGATGGTATTACAAGGAGGAATGAGGGAAACTTTGGGGTTATTGAGGAAGTCTGCTATCTAGATTATGGTAATggtttcctcagatattcttatGTATCAAATTCACCAATTTGTACACTTTGTGCAAATCTGTTAtaagtaaagtaaaaaagtagTTAAAGGAAATTGAAGTTAACTTAAAGCAATAATCAAAAGTAATATTTTAGCTTAATAGGATTTGAAGGGATCTAAAAgctgttacatatatatatcatatattacaTACACATCTAACTCTTCAACATCATTaatggaataaattaaaaagttttcaattaaatatatcaatattttgatattttgtaatCTAATGTTAAATGAAAGCAAGCAAAATCTCATGTATAACTTGacccatacacatacatacagaaaaatgctgaaagaaagaaacacaccaattacatttttaaagaagcaaTTGCCTTTTAAAtactcagggaaaaaaaaggcataaattCCTGAATTCATGACGGTGGTTACTGCTACCCACTGGGAAGGAAGATGGAGAGGGCCTCTCATATAGCTTCAGAAGTTCAGAGACGGTGTAACAACACAGTCGTCAAAGTTCCCAAAATACTTTTCTGATTTAAGTAACAACcaaccaaaatattttttctttgccttttcaagATATAAGGCTAGATCTTAAGTCTGAATTGAGTGAACTTGCAATTATCCACTAACAACTATTTTTGATCTGATCAGTTCCTaacctttgatttttttaaggttCTCCTTCTAGCAAATGAGAAAGATGTGAGCATTATATAATTCCACTATGAATGCTTTGTatagtgccagtttgaatgtagtcttgtgggagcagacgttttggtgctgattagatttgctggtatgtgccccacccagctgtgggtgatgactctgatgaggtattcccatggaggcaaggccctgcccattcaggtgggccttgatcagtggagccatataaatgagctgacctcaaagagaaggaaatcagtgcagctgtgagtgacgtttgaagaggagcaagctttgctagagaggaacgtcctggggagaaagccattttgaaacgagaactttggagcagacgcagccacattgccttcccagctaacagaggtcttccagacgccgttggccatcctccagtgaaggtacccgattactgatgtgttgccttggacactttatggccttaagactgtaactgtgtagccaaataaaccccctctttataaaagccaatccatctctggtgttttgcattccgcagcattagcaaactagaacagtatatcTGATACTAACCTTCTCCTTTAGAGCAGAGCGCTTACTCAAGATACTGTTACATGATCACTTTGCACAAAACTGAATTCAAGATAGTTACATCAATGTTTTTGCTTGAAGAGTCACACTCTAGTCAACCCCAAAATTAAATTGGTGGCAAAAAGTacaacactgtcctccagaactatataattgtaatattttcaaagtaacaGAGTTCTATAGATTTAAAGAGACTAGGTAATAGCTATTTTGACAAATCATTTCAATCAAGAATGTGAAGTTAATGAACACAAGAGAAGAACAGAGGGTAGAACCAATGTAGCTTCCTCATCAGAAGACTGAATTACCAAAATTTCAGATGTGCAAATGAATATGCACAACTTCATACTTTCTAAagcccaaatgaaaaaaaaaaaaaaagaaaatactgctcaattttaaacttttctatGACAGCTATTTTGATTAGATACCCAAACAACATGTTAATCAGCACGTCAAACACATCTAACGATACTTACAGATGGATCTGACTGAAATAAATATGGCCGTCCTTCATTCCAACCACAAATAAGTAAAGAGACTCCAAATGGACGAACACcactgaagaaaggaaaatgaaaattacttgGCATCTTCGGTGTGTTAAGTCATCCTAAGGTAAGAATTCATCAATACTCTCAAGCAAGGCAGATATCAGGTAAACTGAATTACCTGAAAAgttccttaaaaatatatttaacaccTTTCCgatggaataaattaaaaatgaattctccttagattgtggtgatgaacacataactatgttatcatactgtggacagtggattgtatatcatggatgattgtatggtgtgtgaatgtatttcaataaaactgaatttaaaaaaaataaaaataaataaaaaaatgaattctcTTTATGGTATTGAGAAACAGTAGTCAAATCATTTTGGATAAAATAGAATGACACCTAGGgttaataaattaataacattagggttaaaaaaataacattaggGTTAATAAATGTTGTATAACATTTAGTCCTAATAAAATGACAACTTTCAAAATATGCAGTTTTTCCACTGGCTATTTTATATACCAACAATCACTTTTATATCACCTCTTCCATGTTCACACCAAAACTTAAGAATGTTAGAATTAAGATGAATATAATATGTCAAACAGCTTTGCTTTCATCATTTGTTTACAATCATTTCTGGTTAGAAAGATAAATTTGGAAGCAGAAATGATTATGTGCCCATAAAGAAGTGTTTTAATCACTGGCAAAGGACTTTGTATATCTAGAGGCTGCTTTCCTGCTGCTTTATGAACAGCAAGAAAAATTCACATTGTTTTCCTTAAGAAAATACTCTAGATCCAGTTAAGAGCAGAAATATTCATCACAGTGATTTTCTCTACTTGTTACACAAATATGGGAATAGCAAGTGCGCTTCTATTTATACtcttttaaaatggtattttttcttaattcacaACACATTTCAAGTAGTAAAAGCAACTTACCCTGACTGGGTGTATTCTTGCATCACAGAAGCTACTCTCTGTACTAGTTGAGCTGTGGGAATGGGTTCTTGGTAAACAAGGTAATACTGCTGAGCTAGTTTCCGAGCTCTGTGCACAAGTACTCTAACagacaaggaagaaataatatttaattaaaattaagatgCTCTACTACCTAAAGACTCATTCTCCTTCTATAGGAATAGACCTACAGCACAAGTTTTACACATGTATCTCTTTAATTGTAGCCATCAGCTCAAAGTCAGTCTTGCTCACAGATCTGATTCCCGGTGACTTAGAAGAGAATTAGAGCATTACAGAGGAGCTGAGCCATAGGAGATGGAAAAGAacatagaaaaatgaggaaaattaggGACCAGGGTACCAGTCAGCTCAGCAGCAACAGTTTTAGTGTACAAAATCAGAACTTTATCTCCTTCCATGGCTTTTTCAGGACTGTCCCCCTTATCCAGAGGGGAGCCacatgtctttttatatcttacCCCaaccaacacacacatacacacaggtaCCTTAaaataacatacacacacaattccTGGCATATTTCTTTTACTCTGGCTCAATCTTTCCAAAGAATGCCTTAATCTCTATGCTTGCACGTCAGGTAGTACCCCTCAGACATTAAGGAACAGCAAGAAACTACTCCgtaacttaaaaaatataaaatttgtcaAAAGTTATTAAGAATAGATTACATAACAGCTAAATAAATTCCCAAATATAACAGTAGGACAAGGATTTACCTTTACCTGCTCATGTACTACTGATGTGAAATATACACCTTAATCCTCCATGCACTCTTCATCTCCCATCTCTCAAGTTTATTTCTATCAGTGGTTGCACACTGCAATATCCCTTCTATACCACGATAACAGGATCCATTGTACTGAAGCCTAACCACATTCCAATGACTTTATTTGACTTTGTTACTTTTTCTGGTTCATTAAATTTTGCCTCTACCAATCTTGTTacacaaaattaaaagtaataattAGTCCTTTTACTCACTAAATGAGTCCTTTTAATTAGTCCTTTTACTCACTAAATACAGAAAACTCTCAGTCTCTTTCAACTTGACAGTACCCTGATATGACAGGATAGAAATTATAGGTGGCTTTGATTACTATTTTGTATAAAATAAcaactctctttttttctgtgaaatagaGTGATTATATGAGCATCTGGATCCTGGTTGGCTGCCTCATCAGCATGCTTTAGCAGCTTTCGGgaatttcatctctttgctaAGAACAGAGACAGTGAGGTTAACTCTGGGTGGTGAGGCATTCTTTTTGCTGCCtgaaactttttaaattatagtttatCAAAGTATGTAcagcttttatcatttttaaagtgcAATATAGAACACCTAAGCCCTTTAAGCCCACTCTAGGATGGCAGAAGAGGGACTGTGATCAGAAGCGAAAGTCCGTTAAACAGATGAAAGGAGGAGGAATACTATATCTACCTTTTCTTCTAGAACTGAGTGGCATGGTGGAGTTATCAGCTTTAAAGTAACCCTCAGCCTGCCTAACAAGGGCAAACTTAATTCAGGTGCCTATGAGCTGCTGCTtccaaataaaacacacacacacaaaagagttgggagattttaaaggaaaaatatctctTGATTTCCCTCCTCAAAGTAAAGATTATAAGCAATTCATGAGATGGTaaggaaaacaagaataaagTACCTGTAATCTGGGCCCATGCCACTATACACCAAACCTATATGTTTGGTAATTGGTTCTACTTTGTGTACACTTCGCTCATCATATAGAATggacttctgtttcttctcagttgCCAACACAACACCATTTGCagctataaacaaaacaaaacagttaaaTGTTTCATCATTCAAAGACTCTGCTTCAACAGATTCGACTACAGATGCATTTCACCAAAActcctttatttatttccttttttgctgGACTTCCATGTCAAGATTACCTAAGGAACAGAAAATCAGTTTTTGTCATCAGTCATTTATACTGTATAAGAAATCCCTACAGTAAAAGGTATTATAAGACTGTTCTTAAAGTACTGTAGTACACCTGAGAGTTCACATGTTTTAAAATACTGGAATTTCTACTTACCTGAAAAATATACCACTGCTCTTATAGTATGAAATTTAAAGCCAATgatacaggtttttaaaaaatgtattaggGTATAAAGCAATTATAATATCTTTACATTAAGTTTCATAATtaaccttttttaaattttagggaaGATTAAAAACTGTCAGAGAACAGTAATATAAtcagtggaaaaagaaaataacagtttTCTGCATGTGAAATAGTATTTGTGGATTATCACAACTAATACAAAAGTGCTATatgtactttgaaaaatatttttaatcaatttcTAAGGCATATTACTATTTTCTTTAGACTTCAAAACAGTATAAATTAGCAAAAAGAACTATCAAAAATTATGTCGCCACAGCTATATCTGCAAATTAATTACTATTAATCCCAAAAGGAAATTAGGGTAACTTATAGGCATCTGAAATGAATGAAGCATTGAATAAACTTCTATTTTACCACATCCTTCATCATCTACAATTTAATTACCTTTAATTCCCACTGAAGGGGCTCCTCCAGCTACAGCAGCCAAAGCGTATTCAATCTGGACAAGTTTACCAGATGGgcttttaaaagacaaaacaaaacaggtatTTGCTAAGTAcacatattctccagtatttatTGTAGGAACATCTCTGTGAGAAGGCAGATGTACAGGTCAAATTCCACTAGTCAAATATCCATTTGAATAGTGAGGCCTTGAAACCTTTATCATGAAGTTGTAGAGAAACTAAGTTTCCAAGATTTGTACACATAGTGAAGCTCCTTCCTTTGGTTGCTTTCTCTTGTCTGTCACTTTGAGCAACATCATTACTGTTATTTTCACCACTAAACAgcctgtgactttggacaagttagttaatctctgtgtcttagttttctcacctgtaaaatgggtataaaaatACTATAGTTGCCTATTTTAAAAGGCTGCTGTGAAGACTAATTGAAATAATGTCTATTAAATTAATTAGAACAGTCCCTGGCACAAAATTAGCACTAAGTAAACACTGAATAGTAAAGGTActaagaatgtgtgtgtgtctgtcagAAACCAAACAACAGCATATACTTCATGTGTGGTCATAAGTTTTAGGAATTGGACATGGCTTAAGATACAAGACCTAGATATCATCTATGacaaattattttctatataatAAAACTATTTCTAAGAGCTGTGAGATTGAATATACTTAACAAATCTGGTTCCATGGGTTTGGTGGTCAAATTTTAGTCCCAAACTGGCTTTGTAGGTCAtactttatttatttctatttatttgttgagTTAGAAGCATTACAAATATTACAGACCAagcttctcattttacagataag
Proteins encoded in this region:
- the PSMA2 gene encoding proteasome subunit alpha type-2, which produces MAERGYSFSLTTFSPSGKLVQIEYALAAVAGGAPSVGIKAANGVVLATEKKQKSILYDERSVHKVEPITKHIGLVYSGMGPDYRVLVHRARKLAQQYYLVYQEPIPTAQLVQRVASVMQEYTQSGGVRPFGVSLLICGWNEGRPYLFQSDPSGAYFAWKATAMGKNYVNGKTFLEKRYNEDLELEDAIHTAILTLKESFEGQMTEDNIEVGICNEAGFRRLSPTEVKDYLAAIA